From the Quercus lobata isolate SW786 chromosome 6, ValleyOak3.0 Primary Assembly, whole genome shotgun sequence genome, one window contains:
- the LOC115950657 gene encoding probable mannitol dehydrogenase has translation MAKSPELEHPNKAFGWAARDTSGLLSPFNFSRRATGEKDVTFKVLFCGICHSDLHKVKNEWGSSIYPLIPGHEIVGVVTEVGSKVQKFKVGDKVGVGCMVGACHSCDNCDNHLENYCPKMILTYGAKYYDGTITYGGYSDTMVSDEHFVVRIPDNLPLDAGAPLLCAGITVYSPLRFYGLDKPGMHVGVVGLGGLGHVAVKFAKAMGVKVTVISSSPNKKKEALEHLGADSFLVSKDQDQMQAAQGTMDGIIDTVSAQHPLLPLIGLLKTQGKLVMVGAPEKPLELPVFPLLMGRKLLGGSCIGGMKETQEMIDFAAKHNITADIEVIPIDYVNTAMERLLKKDVRYRFVIDIGNTLKSSN, from the exons ATGGCGAAATCACCAGAGCTTGAGCACCCCAACAAGGCCTTTGGCTGGGCAGCCAGGGATACTTCTGGCCTCCTCTCTCCCTTCAATTTCTCAAGaag AGCAACGGGAGAGAAGGACGTAACATTCAAAGTTCTTTTTTGTGGGATATGCCACTCAGATCTTCACAAGGTCAAGAATGAATGGGGCTCATCCATCTACCCACTTATCCCTGG GCATGAGATTGTAGGTGTAGTGACGGAGGTGGGGAGCAAAGTACAAAAGTTCAAAGTTGGAGACAAGGTTGGCGTTGGCTGTATGGTTGGTGCATGTCATTCTTGTGATAACTGTGACAACCACCTTGAAAATTACTGCCCCAAAATGATTCTCACCTATGGTGCTAAGTACTACGATGGAACCATCACATATGGAGGCTACTCTGACACCATGGTTTCTGATGAGCACTTTGTGGTCCGTATTCCAGACAACCTTCCACTTGATGCTGGTGCCCCTCTCCTTTGTGCTGGGATCACAGTGTACAGTCCCTTGAGATTTTATGGACTAGACAAACCTGGTATGCATGTGGGTGTGGTTGGCCTTGGTGGTCTAGGACATGTTGCAGTGAAGTTTGCTAAAGCTATGGGAGTTAAGGTGACAGTAATTAGTTCATCACCCAACAAGAAGAAGGAAGCTTTGGAACATCTTGGTGCTGACTCCTTTTTGGTTAGCAAAGACCAAGACCAGATGCAG GCTGCCCAAGGCACAATGGATGGTATCATTGATACAGTCTCTGCTCAACACCCTCTCTTGCCTCTAATTGGTCTATTGAAGACACAAGGAAAGCTCGTTATGGTTGGTGCACCAGAGAAGCCACTTGAGTTACCAGTCTTTCCATTACTAATGG GAAGGAAGTTATTGGGTGGTAGTTGCATTGGAGGCATGAAGGAAACACAAGAAATGATTGATTTTGCAGCCAAACACAATATAACAGCTGACATTGAGGTTATTCCAATTGATTATGTGAACACTGCAATGGAACGACTTCTAAAAAAAGATGTCAGATACCGATTTGTCATTGATATTGGGAACACATTGAAGTCGAGCAATTga